The proteins below come from a single Drosophila teissieri strain GT53w chromosome 3L, Prin_Dtei_1.1, whole genome shotgun sequence genomic window:
- the LOC122616018 gene encoding UPF0389 protein CG9231: protein MLSKTAFIGVMVRRSFGTSQVMRETIKNHEPNNLERRMLVWTGKYKTQAEVPNFVSQDVMERCRNKMRIRLANIMIALTAVGCAIMVYSGKQAAKRGESVTKMNLEWHKQFKDPQQSEGSAPAAK, encoded by the exons ATGCTAAGCAAAACAGCGTTTATTGGAGTCATGGTGCGAAGATCTTTCGGAACCAGTCAGGTGATGCGAGAGACGATCAAAAACCACGAGCCCAACAATCTGGAGCGCCGTATGTTGGTCTGGACCGGTAAATATAAGACGCAGGCTGAGGTTCCCAATTTCGTTAG TCAGGATGTCATGGAGCGCTGCCGCAACAAAATGCGCATCCGGCTGGCCAACATAATGATCGCACTCACCGCCGTTGGATGCGCCATAATGGTGTACAGTGGCAAGCAGGCCGCCAAGCGAGGAGAATCCGTCACCAAGATGAATCTCGAGTGGCACAAGCAGTTCAAGGATCCCCAGCAAAGCGAAGGATCTGCCCCGGCAGCCAAATAG
- the LOC122616011 gene encoding ATP-binding cassette sub-family F member 3 has product MSEYTSILQREFPKIDHELLTYVVGVLTGSEEDFDSGDDIFDAVGDILQSVDCDRSEESVRTLCEQFLNIMKNNEVNVERKVLNAPVNIEEMAKNMERLDKDMQSIWVANKDGVNKVDSKKLGKAEAKLQQKQEKRQEVNKHGMIPVAVKLQTATASQVTNKKNTKLDQKGLNRSMDIKIENFDLAFGEKVLLQNANLLLSYGRRYGLVGRNGLGKTTLLRMIAERQLQIPSHISVLHVEQEVVGDDTPAVESVLECDTERTRLLTREKEILAALNNGVQDAALSNELSETYASLQNIEADKAVARASVILKGLGFDADMQLRPTKSFSGGWRMRLALARALFSKPDLLLLDEPTNMLDIKAIIWLENYLQTWATTILVVSHDRNFLDTVPTDIIHLHSQELEAYKGNYEQFEKTKTEKLKSQRREYEAQMAHRAHVQDFIDRFRYNANRASSVQSKIKMLEKLPELKPVEKETVVTLKFPEVEPLNPPVLAISEVTFRYNPEDPLPIFKGVNLSATSDSRICIVGENGAGKSTLLKIIVGQLSTIYGNIVLHRGLRIGYFAQHHVDHLNMNVTCVGVLAELFPGRPDEEYRRQLGSFGISGPLALQSIASLSGGQKSRVALAKMCMAEPNFLVLDEPTNHLDIETIDALGRAINAFKGGVILVSHDERLIKVVCKELWVCGNRTVRAIEGGLDEYKREVYKEIEANS; this is encoded by the exons ATGAGCGAGTACACCAGCATTCTGCAGCGCGAGTTTCCCAAAATCGACCACGAGCTGCTCACCTATGTCGTGGGCGTGCTCACCGGAA GCGAGGAGGACTTCGACAGCGGCGATGACATCTTTGATGCGGTGGGCGACATCCTGCAAAGCGTCGACTGCGACAGGTCGGAGGAGAGCGTCCGAACGCTGTGCGAGCAGTTCCTCAACATAATGAAGAACAATGAGGTCAACGTGGAGCGGAAAGTTCTCAATGCGCCGGTCAACATCGAGGAGATGGCCAAGAACATGGAACGACTCGATAAGGACATGCAAAGCATATGGGTGGCAAACAAAGACGGCGTCAAT AAAGTAGACTCCAAGAAGTTGGGAAAGGCGGAGGCCAAActgcagcagaagcaggagaaaCGGCAGGAGGTGAACAAACATGGAATGATTCCCGTTGCGGTGAAGCTACAAACGGCAACAGCCTCCCAGGTGACCAACAAGAAGAACACCAAGCTGGACCAGAAAGGCCTCAACCGATCCATGGACATCAAGATCGAAAACTTTGACCTGGCTTTTGGCGAAAA AGTTCTTCTGCAGAATGCGAATCTGCTGCTATCTTATGGACGCCGCTATGGTTTGGTGGGACGCAATGGCCTGGGCAAGACCACTCTTCTTCGGATGATTGCCGAGCGACAGCTACAGATCCCTTCGCACATATCTGTGCTCCACGTTGAACAAGAGGTGGTGGGCGATGACACACCAGCCGTGGAGAGCGTGCTGGAATGCGATACGGAGCGAACGAGACTTTTGACCAGGGAGAAGGAGATTCTGGCTGCCCTTAACAATGGAGTTCAGGATGCGGCTCTGTCTAATGAGCTGAGCGAGACCTACGCCTCTCTGCAGAACATCGAGGCCGACAAGGCCGTGGCCCGCGCATCTGTGATACTTAAGGGCTTGGGGTTTGACGCAGACATGCAACTGCGTCCAACCAAATCCTTCTCAGGCGGCTGGCGCATGCGTCTGGCTTTGGCCAGGGCACTTTTCTCAAAACCCGATCTGCTACTGCTTGATGAGCCGACAAACATGTTGGACATCAAAGCCATTATCTGGCTGGAAAACTATCTGCAGACGTGGGCCACCACCATTCTGGTGGTTTCTCACGATCGAAACTTCCTCGACACGGTGCCGACAGACATTATTCACCTACATTCCCAGGAACTGGAGGCATACAA ggGAAACTATGAGCAGTTCGAGAAGACCAAGACGGAGAAGCTCAAGTCCCAAAGACGAGAGTACGAGGCCCAAATGGCTCACAGAGCTCATGTCCAAGACTTCATCGATCGCTTCCGATACAACGCAAATCGTGCCTCGTCTGTACAAtccaaaattaaaatgctcGAAAAACT GCCCGAACTAAAGCCAGTGGAAAAGGAGACTGTGGTTACGCTCAAATTCCCCGAAGTGGAGCCCCTTAATCCTCCCGTGCTGGCCATTTCGGAGGTTACGTTCCGTTACAATCCAGAAGATCCCCTACCCATCTTCAAGGGCGTCAACCTATCAGCCACATCGGACTCTCGGATCTGCATTGTCGGAGAAAACGGAGCGGGAAAGTCGACGCTGCTGAAGATTATTGTCGGTCAACTTAGTACTATTTACGGAAATATTGTCCTGCATCGCGGTCTTCGAATCGGATACTTTGCCCAGCACCATGTGGATCATCTGAATATGAATGTGACGTGTGTGGGAGTTTTGGCAGAACTGTTTCCTGGTCGCCCGGACGAAGAATATCGCCGGCAGTTGGGCAGCTTCGGCATATCCGGACCACTGGCACTGCAGAGCATTGCCAGTTTATCTGGAGGACAAAAATCGCGAGTGGCCTTAGCGAAAATGTGCATGG cGGAACCCAATTTTCTGGTGCTTGATGAGCCGACTAATCACTTGGATATTGAAACCATTGATGCTTTAGGCCGGGCTATCAATGCCTTTAAG GGCGGCGTAATCCTGGTTTCCCACGACGAACGCCTCATTAAGGTCGTCTGCAAGGAACTCTGGGTGTGTGGTAATCGCACAGTCAGAGCGATTGAAGGTGGTCTGGACGAGTATAAGCGGGAGGTTTACAAGGAAATCGAAGCTAATAGTTga
- the LOC122616015 gene encoding rRNA methyltransferase 3, mitochondrial — translation MLCSILKRSFQAHIKKVNNFNVLRLSSSSGQRGEIQDALDIEANLFGNSELKHEPINTREALRKNRFAGRKPKVPIAPVASRKLPASAPPAPRIAPIPAPIIKDNELNLEFMRLTLQDPLTSTLLTTVRSRKRRDKNRQIIVEGRRLIQEALQCGLKMEALLFSEKEQLALVKEEIGIAQLETGTKIYKVPQHDLKTWSSLVTPPGLMAIFDRPSDKGLDKNLAEQQRLGSEPLPITVVCDNIREPNNLGSIIRTCAALPCTQVVVTHGCCDPWESKALRGGCGGQFRVPIRDDVTWEELALTIPPEAADDCHVFIAESNQRKRENNQTIDYADIQGLGAHNLLIIGGESHGVSEDAYRFLNLVGGKGKCIYIPLAAGIDSLNVASALTLLLFELRRKLSQQASAKN, via the exons ATGCTGTGTAGTATATTAAAACGCTCGTTTCAAGCGCATATAAAGAAAGTGAATAACTTCAATGTGCTGCGGTTAAGCAGTTCCAGTGGACAACGAGGAGAGATCCAGGACGCACTGGACATAGAGGCCAATCTCTTTGGGAATTCAGAGTTGAAGCATGAGCCGATAAACACGAGGGAAGCTTTACGCAAGAATCGATTTGCGGGTAGAAAACCCAAGGTGCCCATTGCTCCAGTAGCATCTCGCAAGCTCCCAGCTTCAGCACCTCCTGCTCCACGAATTGCTCCAATTCCCGCTCCAATAATTAAGGACAATGAGCTGAATTTGGAGTTTATGCGCCTCACCCTGCAGGATCCCCTTACCAGCACCCTACTAACCACAGTGCGTTCCCGCAAGCGCCGTGATAAGAACCGGCAGATCATCGTCGAGGGCCGCCGTCTTATCCAGGAAGCCCTGCAATGTGGTCTCAAGATGGAAGCACTACTTTTCTCTGAGAAGGAACAGCTGGCTTTGGTAAAGGAGGAAATAGGTATTGCGCAGCTGGAGACGGGCACCAAGATTTACAAAGTGCCTCAGCACGACCTAAAGACGTGGTCTTCGCTAGTAACTCCTCCAGGTTTGATGGCTATATTCGATAGGCCATCGGACAAAGGCTTGGACAAGAACCTGGCCGAGCAACAGCGTCTGGGCTCTGAGCCCTTGCCCATTACAGTTGTGTGCGACAATATCAGAGAACCCAACAATCTGGGCAGCATCATAAGGACCTGCGCCGCTCTGCCTTGCACTCAGGTGGTGGTCACCCACGGATGCTGTGATCCCTGGGAATCGAAGGCTCTGAGAGGAGGCTGTGGCGGTCAGTTTAGAGTTCCCATTCGGGATGATGTCACTTGGGAGGAGCTCGCGTTAACCATTCCCCCAGAGGCGGCCGACGACTGCCATGTTTTCATTGCCGAGAGTAACCAAAGGAAGCGGGAGAACAATCAGACCATTGATTATGCGGATATCCAGGGCCTCGGAGCCCATAACTTGCTCATTATTGGCGGAGAGAGTCACGGAGTCAGTGAAGACGCATACCG TTTCTTAAACTTGGTTGGAGGTAAAGGAAAGTGCATCTATATTCCACTGGCAGCTGGCATCGATAGTTTGAATGTGGCATCTGCCCTGACGCTGTTGCTTTTCGAACTGCGCCGAAAACTCAGCCAGCAGGCATCAGCgaaaaattaa
- the LOC122616009 gene encoding histone-lysine N-methyltransferase ash1, with amino-acid sequence MSCGQNETAAAKVLETQRAQESGSENEETDSITDQSSQSKSNKSATQFSVQRSDTDGLRMRISAIRPPSGVLATKKPPKTRKMSTQDTESGCSEARNRAGTKKVKVKRKKLASASGISKSDKVSKSKKSQISAFSSDSEDDLPLKVHQQRAPRLLLTAISQAAQSASKPTLDIGISSSDNELPNLVQAAIKRVESDTEDTTVEGSFRKAAKDKNLPQYQSTLLQDFMEKTQMLGQTANAKLSEEKAAKAKEEPQAQTANPRKRRGRPKKVVSTVPAPVTSGPAINESADSGVISTTSTTQSTTPSPKMQNENSVPTGTLAIASSSKPKIDMAYLDKRMYATERVLYPPPRSKRRQNNKKAPSSSSNKEELQLDPLWREIDVNKKFRLRSMSVGAASGTGASTTICSKVLAAKSGYVSDYGSVRHQRSSHNHNSGYKSDASCKSRYSTKSCMSRRSRAKSCGYRSDCKDSGKAGLRMRRKRRASMLLKSSADDPVEDQDILQLAGLSLGQSSEESNEYISKPSLKSLPTTSASKKYGEINRYVTTGQYFGRGGSLTVTNPDNFISKMMNQRKETPAPSKSSCKIKSRRSSAASMCSSYVSGVSRMRRRHRRKSFSHNKSLNIDSKLLTEIEIITSTFNSRCRIQDDRLTGSSGKEKLLADANKLQATLAAPSPAQQLTLNGGGSASTLSKPLKRGLKKRKLSEPLVDFAMLSASASGTPNGSGSSNGNTKRRHKKSQSNDSSSPDDHKLPLKKRHYLLTPGERPPAEVAFANGKLNAEAWAAAAATAKSTASTKSQAQFNARSVKSALTPKKRHLLEQPTAGSGSSASNSPLRIVVDNNSISGGKLLDISPSSLCSLKQQRRGGGAKQKVSASKDLVQLQSPAGSYPPPGVFEPSVELEIQIPLGKLNESVITKAEVESPLLSALDIKEDTKKEVGQRVVETLLHKTGGNLLLKRKRKKINRTGFPTVRRKKRKVSVEQQATAVMDEPEPEFDPDDEPLQSLRETRSSNNANVQVPPNHPLDCERVPQAGEARETFVARTNQRAPRLSVVALERLQRPQTPARGRPRGRKPKNREQAEVVSLPPPKSEPEIKPAKKRGRQPKQPVLVETPPTPPPQQKKNKLEPNIRLPDGIDPNTNFSCKIRLKRRKNLETGALQKKDKPVQPATVEEIPPEIPVSQEEIDAEAEAKRLDSIPTEHDPLPACESLNTGPQDYASCSESSEDKASTTSFRKLSKVKKTYLVAGLFSNHYKQSLMPPPAKVVKRPGLEEQVGPASLLPPPPYCEKYLRRTEMDFELPYDIWWAYTNSKLPTRNVVPSWNYRKIRTNVYGDSVRPNLAGFDHPTCNCKNQGEKSCLDNCLNRMVYTECSPSNCPAGEKCRNQKIQRHAVAPGVERFMTADKGWGVRTKLPIAKGTYILEYVGEVVTEKEFKQRMASIYLNDTHHYCLHLDGGLVIDGQRMGSDCRFVNHSCEPNCEMQKWSVNGLSRMVLFAKRAIEEGEELTYDYNFSLFNPSEGQPCRCNTSQCRGVIGGKSQRVKPLPAVEAKPAGDGLLGRNGRQRKQKAKKHAQRQAGKDISSAVAVAKLQPLSEKEKKLVKQFNTFLVRNFEKIRRCKAKRAKAAAATAALPALGVTNGEIPGRRPSTPSSPSLAAQISALCSPRNIKTRGLTQAVHDPELEKMAKMAVVLRDICSALETLKMSDLLTTVSSKKKKAVKNSLSGKLGATAATSKVEFRSIQAQVEQGHYKTPQEFDDHMQLLFVEAKQQHGDDEGKAKALQSLKDSYEQQKVASYVQLVEILGDSESLQSFKPKDVLSPEEEAGKMAVKKSPGAKERDSPIVPSKVTPPPLLPIEASPEEDVIRCICGLYKDEGLMIQCAKCMVWQHTECTKADIDADNYQCERCEPREVDREIPLEEFTEEGHRYYLSLMRGDLQVRQGDAVYVLRDIPIKDEAGKVLPTKKHTYETIGAIDYQECDIFRVEHLWKNELGKRFIFGHHFLRPHETFHEPSRRFYPNEVVRVSLYEVVPIELVIGRCWVLDRTTFCKGRPMECNDEDHCYICELRVDKTARFFSKAKANHPACTKSYAFRKFPEKIKISKSYAPHDVDPSLLKTRKHKTELDVGAGPTTTHKVPGRQEQHQPKMVGRKPRGISAPADATAVHVVTPMAPNKQMLKKRRSRLENVLITMKLKCLDAQTAQEKPIDLSYLLSGRGARQRKTQQSSSSSMATST; translated from the exons ATGAGCTGTGGCCAAAATGAGACGGCAGCAGCAAAGGTTCTGGAAACGCAACGCGCACAAGAATCCGGCAGTGAAAATGAG GAAACCGATTCCATTACGGATCAATCGAGCCAGTCGAAGTCGAATAAGTCAGCCACACAGTTCAGCGTGCAGCGTTCGGACACCGATGGCCTGCGAATGAGAATCTCTGCCATCCGCCCCCCTTCAGGAGTCCTAGCAACAAAGAAACCCCCAAAGACCCGAAAAATGTCCACCCAGGACACCGAGTCCGGCTGCTCGGAGGCCAGAAATAGAGCAGGCACCAAGAAAGTCAAGGTCAAGCGCAAGAAGCTGGCGAGTGCAAGTGGGATTAGTAAATCAGACAAAGTGTCCAAGTCCAAAAAGTCACAGATCTCGGCATTTTCCTCAGACTCCGAAGACGACCTGCCCTTAAAGGTCCACCAGCAGAGAGCTCCGCGATTGCTGCTCACTGCTATTTCCCAGGCGGCTCAGTCTGCCAGCAAACCCACCCTGGATATTGGAATCTCCTCCAGCGACAACGAGTTACCTAACCTTGTGCAGGCGGCAATCAAGCGAGTGGAGAGCGATACAGAGGACACAACTGTGGAAGGAAGTTTCCGCAAGGCGGCCAAAGACAAGAACCTACCCCAGTACCAGTCAACTTTGCTGCAGGACTTCATGGAGAAGACTCAGATGCTGGGGCAGACCGCCAACGCGAAGCTTTCGGAAGAGAAAGCGGCTAAAGCTAAGGAGGAGCCCCAAGCGCAAACCGCTAATCCTCGGAAGCGCAGAGGTAGACCGAAAAAAGTGGTTTCCACAGTTCCTGCCCCTGTAACCTCTGGTCCAGCTATAAACGAATCTGCCGATTCGGGTGTGATTAGCACCACTAGCACTACACAGAGCACCACTCCCTccccaaaaatgcaaaatgagaATAGTGTGCCCACAGGAACGCTGGCAATTGCCTCCAGCAGCAAGCCTAAGATCGACATGGCGTATCTAGACAAGCGAATGTATGCCACCGAGCGGGTTCTATATCCACCGCCGAGGAGTAAGCGGCGGCAGAACAATAAAAAGGCACCCTCCAGCTCATCCAACAAAGAAGAACTTCAGCTGGACCCTCTGTGGCGGGAGATCGATGTGAACAAGAAGTTCCGGCTAAGGAGCATGAGTGTAGGTGCGGCTAGTGGCACTGGGGCGAGCACCACCATTTGCAGTAAAGTCCTGGCCGCCAAAAGCGGTTACGTCTCAGATTACGGAAGCGTACGACATCAGCGAAGCAGCCACAACCACAACTCTGGTTACAAGTCCGATGCCAGCTGCAAAAGTCGATACAGTACCAAGAGTTGTATGAGTCGCAGGAGCAGGGCAAAGAGTTGTGGCTACCGAAGTGATTGCAAGGACTCTGGAAAGGCAGGCCTAAGAATGAGACGAAAGCGCCGTGCTTCTATGCTTTTGAAAAGCTCTGCAGACGATCCAGTCGAGGATCAGGACATCCTTCAGTTAGCGGGATTATCTCTGGGCCAGAGCAGTGAGGAGAGTAACGAATACATTAGCAAGCCGAGCCTTAAAAGTCTGCCCACGACTAGTGCCAGCAAGAAGTACGGCGAAATCAATCGCTATGTGACCACGGGGCAGTATTTCGGTCGGGGCGGCAGTTTGACTGTCACAAACCCGGATAACTTCATTAGCAAAATGATGAACCAGCGGAAAGAAACCCCGGCTCCCAGCAAATCGTCCTGCAAGATTAAATCCCGCCGCTCCTCGGCTGCAAGTATGTGCAGCAGCTATGTGTCTGGGGTGTCTAGAATGCGTCGCAGACATCGCCGGAAGAGTTTCAGTCACAACAAGTCATTGAACATTGATTCCAAGCTGCTTACCGAAATTGAGATTATTACAAGCACCTTCAACTCGAGGTGCCGAATCCAGGATGATCGTTTGACCGGGAGCAGTGGCAAAGAGAAGCTGCTGGCCGATGCCAACAAGCTGCAGGCCACTCTAGCAGCCCCGAGCCCTGCCCAGCAGTTGACTCTCAATGGAGGAGGATCAGCTTCCACCCTTTCCAAACCATTAAAACGGGGCTTAAAAAAGAGAAAGCTCAGTGAGCCCCTAGTGGACTTCGCTATGTTATCCGCTAGCGCTAGTGGAACTCCCAATGGTAGCGGAAGCAGTAATGGGAATACCAAACGTCGACACAAGAAATCTCAAAGCAATGACAGTTCCAGCCCTGATGATCATAAGTTGCCGTTAAAAAAGCGCCACTATCTATTGACTCCAGGAGAGCGTCCGCCTGCGGAAGTAGCATTCGCCAATGGGAAATTGAACGCAGAGGCCTGggctgcagcggcggcgacTGCTAAAAGCACTGCGTCAACCAAATCGCAAGCACAGTTTAATGCGAGGAGCGTAAAATCTGCGctaacgcccaaaaaaagGCATCTTCTGGAGCAACCTACGGCTGGAAGCGGCTCATCGGCAAGTAACTCTCCCCTGAGGATTGTTGTTGATAATAATTCCATAAGCGGTGGAAAATTACTGGATATTAGTCCTAGTTCCTTGTGCTCCCTTAAACAGCAGaggagaggaggaggagctaaACAGAAGGTGTCGGCATCGAAGGACTTGGTTCAGCTTCAATCCCCAGCTGGTAGCTATCCTCCCCCTGGAGTGTTCGAGCCATCTGTGGAGCTGGAAATCCAAATTCCTCTTGGTAAACTGAACGAATCCGTCATAACCAAAGCAGAGGTCGAGTCTCCACTGCTCTCAGCATTGGACATTAAGGAGGATACGAAAAAGGAGGTTGGCCAGCGCGTTGTCGAAACCTTGCTCCACAAAACGGGAGGCAATCTTCTTCtgaaacggaagcggaaaaaGATAAATCGAACGGGATTTCCCACTGTTCGCAGGAAGAAGCGTAAGGTTAGCGTGGAACAGCAAGCCACTGCCGTAATGGATGAGCCCGAGCCGGAGTTTGACCCCGATGATGAGCCACTGCAATCCTTAAGAGAAACCAGGAGTAGCAACAATGCTAATGTGCAGGTACCACCTAATCATCCACTGGATTGTGAGCGAGTTCCACAAGCAGGCGAGGCCAGGGAAACCTTTGTGGCCAGGACCAATCAAAGAGCTCCTCGCCTATCGGTGGTGGCATTGGAGCGTCTTCAGCGTCCTCAAACACCAGCAAGAGGAAGACCGCGAGGTAGAAAACCTAAAAATAGAGAACAAGCTGAAGTTGTATCTTTACCACCGCCCAAATCGGAACCTGAGATAAAGCCGGCCAAGAAACGTGGTCGGCAACCCAAGCAGCCGGTACTGGTAGAAACACCTCCCACACCACCTCcccaacagaaaaaaaacaaactagaACCAAATATTAGACTACCAGATGGCATTGATCCCAATACGAATTTCAGCTGCAAGATTCGCTTGAAGCGGCGAAAGAACTTAGAAACTGGAGCCCTACAAAAGAAGGATAAGCCAGTCCAGCCAGCGACGGTCGAAGAGATTCCTCCAGAAATTCCCGTCAGTCAAGAGGAAATAGATGCAGAAGCAGAGGCTAAACGGCTAGACAGTATTCCTACAGAACACGATCCCTTACCTGCCTGTGAGTCCCTCAATACCGGCCCACAGGACTATGCCAGCTGTAGTGAATCCAGCGAGGATAAGGCATCAACCACTTCCTTTCGGAAACTATCTAAAGTTAAAAAGACCTATCTTGTAGCAGGACTCTTCTCTAATCACTATAAGCAATCCCTGATGCCGCCACCAGCGAAGGTGGTTAAAAGACCAGGCTTGGAGGAGCAAGTGGGTCCTGCGAGCCTCCTGCCACCTCCTCCCTATTGCGAAAAGTATCTCCGAAGGACTGAAATGGACTTTGAGCTCCCCTACGACATATGGTGGGCTTACACTAATTCCAAACTACCCACTCGAAACGTTGTGCCATCCTGGAATTACCGAAAGATTCGCACCAATGTATACGGCGACTCAGTGCGTCCGAATTTGGCCGGATTCGATCATCCCACCTGTAACTGTAAGAACCAGGGAGAGAAATCTTGTTTGGACAACTGTCTAAACCGTATGGTCTATACGGAGTGCTCGCCCAGTAATTGCCCGGCTGGAGAGAAATGCCGAAACCAGAAGATCCAGCGACACGCCGTCGCACCCGGAGTGGAGCGCTTTATGACGGCAGATAAAGGATGGGGAGTGAGAACCAAACTACCCATTGCGAAGGGAACCTACATTCTGGAGTACGTGGGAGAGGTTGTCACGGAAAAGGAATTCAAGCAGAGGATGGCCAGCATATATCTAAATGACACCCATCACTACTGTTTACACTTGGATGGAGGACTCGTTATCGATGGTCAGCGGATGGGCAGCGATTGTAGGTTTGTCAACCATTCTTGCGAACCGAACTGCGAGATGCAAAAGTGGAGTGTTAACGGCTTATCTAGAATGGTTTTATTCGCCAAAAGAGCCATAGAGGAGGGAGAGGAGCTGACATACGATTACAACTTTTCGCTGTTCAATCCCTCAGAAGGTCAACCCTGCAGGTGCAACACGTCCCAGTGTCGTGGTGTTATAGGAGGCAAGTCGCAGAGAGTAAAACCCCTTCCTGCTGTGGAGGCCAAGCCAGCTGGAGATGGACTTTTAGGCCGAAACGGTCGCCAACGGAAGCAGAAGGCCAAAAAGCACGCTCAACGGCAGGCGGGTAAGGATATTTCATCAGCAGTGGCGGTGGCAAAGCTTCAACCGTTgtccgaaaaagaaaagaaactgGTCAAACAATTCAACACATTTCTAGTCAGGAACTTCGAAAAG ATACGCAGATGCAAGGCAAAGCGGGCGAAAGCTGCAGCGGCCACTGCAGCTTTGCCAGCCCTCGGCGTGACCAATGGGGAAATCCCTGGGAGACGACCCTCTACACCATCTTCTCCTTCCTTGGCAGCGCAGATTTCCGCGCTTTGCTCACCTCGCAACATAAAAACCCGTGGATTGACCCAGGCGGTGCATGATCCCGAACTAgagaaaatggccaaaatggcagTAGTTCTACGGGATATTTGCAGTGCTTTGGAGACCCTTAAAATGTCAGATTTGTTGACGACAGTGTCCAGCAAGAAAAAGAAGGCTGTAAAGAACTCTTTGAGTGGAAAATTGGGAGCTACAGCTGCAACTTCAAAAGTGGAATTCAGATCGATACAAGCCCAAGTGGAACAGGGGCATTACAAAACGCCGCAGGAATTCGATGATCATATGCAGCTGCTCTTCGTGGAGGCCAAGCAGCAGCACGGCGATGATGAGGGCAAGGCAAAAGCCCTCCAGTCCCTAAAAGATAGCTATGAGCAACAGAAGGTCGCTAGCTATGTTCAGTTAGTGGAGATTCTTGGTGATTCAGAATCGTTGCAGAGCTTTAAACCAAAGGATGTGCTTTCGCCAGAAGAGGAAGCGGGAAAAATGGCAGTAAAAAAGTCACCAGGAGCAAAGGAGAGAGATTCCCCAATTGTGCCATCGAAAGTAACTCCGCCACCACTGCTTCCTATTGAGGCCTCTCCTGAGGAGGATGTAATTAGATGCATTTGTGGATTGTACAAAGATGAGGGTTTGATGATTCAGTGCGCCAAATGCATGGTGTGGCAGCATACTGAATGCACCAAAGCTGATATCGATGCGGATAATTACCAATGCGAGCGTTGCGAGCCGAGGGAAGTGGATCGAGAGATTCCGCTAGAGGAATTCACCGAAGAGGGCCACCGTTACTATCTCTCCCTAATGCGTGGGGATCTTCAGGTACGTCAGGGCGATGCCGTCTATGTCCTGCGGGACATCCCCATCAAGGATGAGGCCGGAAAGGTGTTGCCAACAAAGAAGCACACCTATGAAACGATCGGAGCCATTGATTACCAAGAGTGCGATATCTTTCGGGTGGAACACTTGTGGAAAAACGAACTGGGAAAGCGATTCATATTCGGGCACCATTTCCTGCGCCCCCATGAAACTTTCCATGAACCATCGCGCCGTTTTTACCCCAATGAGGTGGTAAGAGTTTCCCTTTATGAGGTGGTTCCCATTGAGTTGGTCATTGGTCGGTGCTGGGTTTTGGATCGAACTACTTTCTGTAAAGGACGCCCCATGGAATGCAACGATGAGGATCATTGCTACATCTGTGAGCTGCGTGTGGACAAGACGGCAAGGTTTTTCTCAAAAGCCAAGGCCAATCATCCAGCCTGCACCAAGAGCTATGCCTTCCGAAAATTTCCCGAGAAGATAAAGATATCCAAGAGCTATGCG CCCCATGATGTGGATCCGTCGTTGCTTAAGACAAGGAAGCATAAGACTGAATTAGATGTAGGAGCCGGTCCAACAACAACGCACAAGGTGCCTGGCAGGCAGGAACAGCATCAGCCCAAGATGGTTGGGAGAAAGCCTCGTGGAATCAGTGCCCCAGCGGATGCAACAGCTGTCCATGTCGTAACACCCATGGCGCCCAATAAACAG ATGCTTAAGAAAAGGCGATCGCGTTTAGAGAACGTTCTGATAACTATGAAGCTTAAGTGTCTTGATGCACAAACAGCACAAGAGAAGCCCATTGACTTGTCATACCTGCTGTCCGGACGCGGCGCCCGGCAGAGGAAGACCCAGCAGTCCAGTAGCAGTTCCATGGCCACTTCGACATAA